A window from Mus caroli chromosome 2, CAROLI_EIJ_v1.1, whole genome shotgun sequence encodes these proteins:
- the Spo11 gene encoding meiotic recombination protein SPO11 isoform X4, giving the protein MAFAPMGPEASFFDALDRHRASLLAMVTRGAGETPAGATRVASRFDDSVGLRMIPRCTTRKIRSDSPKSVKKFALILKILSMIYKLIQSDTYATKRSNVHSVLTLHLHRDIYYTDIQLFGNQAAVDSAIDDISCMLKVPRRSLHVLSTSKGLIAGNLRYMEEDGTRVQCTCNATATAVPTNIQGMQHLITDAKFLLIVEKDATFQRLLDDNFCSRMSPCIMVTGKGIPDLNTRLLVKKLWDTFHIPVFTLVDADPYGVEIMCIYKYGSMSMSFEAHNLTIPTIRWLGLLPSDIQRLNVPKDGLIALTKHDQLKLDSLLRRPYITYQPLWKQELEMMADSKMKAEIQALTLLSSDYLSRVYLPNKLRFGGWI; this is encoded by the exons ATGGCGTTCGCACCTATGGGGCCCGAGGCCTCGTTCTTCGACGCCCTGGATCGGCACAGGGCTTCCCTGTTGGCCATGGTGACGAGAGGCGCAGGGGAGACCCCTGCCGGGGCCACCCGCGTGGCCTCTAG GTTTGATGATTCTGTCGGCCTTCGGATGATACCTCGGTGTACCACAAGAAAAATCAGAAGCGATTCACCAAAATCAGTTAAGAAATTCG CTCTGATTCTGAAAATATTGTCCAtgatttataaattaatacaGAGCGACACTTATGCAACCAAGAG GAGCAATGTTCATTCAGTGTTGACCTTGCATCTGCATAGAGACATATACTACACTGACATCCAGCTCTTTGGGAACCAGGCTGCGGTGGACAGCGCCATCGATGACATTTCCTGTATGCTGAAAGTTCCCAGGAGGAGTCTGCACGTG CTGTCTACATCCAAGGGATTGATTGCTGGCAACTTGAGATACATGGAAGAAGATGGTACCAGAGTCCAATGTACCTGTAATGCCACG GCTACTGCTGTGCCGACTAACATTCAAGGAATGCAGC ATCTGATCACAGATGCGAAGTTTCTGTTAATAGTCGAGAAGGATGCAACATTTCAGCGGCTCCTGGACGACAACTTCTGCAGCAGGATGTCCCCGTGCATCATGGTTACG GGAAAGGGCATCCCAGATCTGAACACGAGGCTCTTGGTAAAGAAGCTGTGGGACACCTTTCATATTCCTGTTTTCACACTGGTCGATGCTGATCCCTACG GCGTCGAGATAATGTGCATCTATAAGTACGGATCCATG TCCATGTCTTTTGAAGCTCACAATCTCACTATCCCAACAATCAGATGGCTTGGTCTCCTCCCTTCTGATATTCAGAG GTTAAATGTACCTAAGGATGGCTTGATCGCATTGACAAAGCATGACCAGCTGAAGCTGGACAGCCTCCTGAGGAGGCCTTACATTACCTACCAGCCCCTCTGGAAACAAGAG TTGGAGATGATGGCAGACTCTAAGATGAAGGCAGAGATCCAAGCCTTGACCTTGCTGTCGTCAGACTACCTGTCCAGAGTGTACTTACCCAACAAGCTGAGGTTTGGAGGATGGATCTAA
- the Spo11 gene encoding meiotic recombination protein SPO11 isoform X5, which produces MAFAPMGPEASFFDALDRHRASLLAMVTRGAGETPAGATRVASRFDDSVGLRMIPRCTTRKIRSDSPKSVKKFALILKILSMIYKLIQSDTYATKRDIYYTDIQLFGNQAAVDSAIDDISCMLKVPRRSLHVLSTSKGLIAGNLRYMEEDGTRVQCTCNATATAVPTNIQGMQHLITDAKFLLIVEKDATFQRLLDDNFCSRMSPCIMVTGKGIPDLNTRLLVKKLWDTFHIPVFTLVDADPYGVEIMCIYKYGSMSMSFEAHNLTIPTIRWLGLLPSDIQRLNVPKDGLIALTKHDQLKLDSLLRRPYITYQPLWKQELEMMADSKMKAEIQALTLLSSDYLSRVYLPNKLRFGGWI; this is translated from the exons ATGGCGTTCGCACCTATGGGGCCCGAGGCCTCGTTCTTCGACGCCCTGGATCGGCACAGGGCTTCCCTGTTGGCCATGGTGACGAGAGGCGCAGGGGAGACCCCTGCCGGGGCCACCCGCGTGGCCTCTAG GTTTGATGATTCTGTCGGCCTTCGGATGATACCTCGGTGTACCACAAGAAAAATCAGAAGCGATTCACCAAAATCAGTTAAGAAATTCG CTCTGATTCTGAAAATATTGTCCAtgatttataaattaatacaGAGCGACACTTATGCAACCAAGAG AGACATATACTACACTGACATCCAGCTCTTTGGGAACCAGGCTGCGGTGGACAGCGCCATCGATGACATTTCCTGTATGCTGAAAGTTCCCAGGAGGAGTCTGCACGTG CTGTCTACATCCAAGGGATTGATTGCTGGCAACTTGAGATACATGGAAGAAGATGGTACCAGAGTCCAATGTACCTGTAATGCCACG GCTACTGCTGTGCCGACTAACATTCAAGGAATGCAGC ATCTGATCACAGATGCGAAGTTTCTGTTAATAGTCGAGAAGGATGCAACATTTCAGCGGCTCCTGGACGACAACTTCTGCAGCAGGATGTCCCCGTGCATCATGGTTACG GGAAAGGGCATCCCAGATCTGAACACGAGGCTCTTGGTAAAGAAGCTGTGGGACACCTTTCATATTCCTGTTTTCACACTGGTCGATGCTGATCCCTACG GCGTCGAGATAATGTGCATCTATAAGTACGGATCCATG TCCATGTCTTTTGAAGCTCACAATCTCACTATCCCAACAATCAGATGGCTTGGTCTCCTCCCTTCTGATATTCAGAG GTTAAATGTACCTAAGGATGGCTTGATCGCATTGACAAAGCATGACCAGCTGAAGCTGGACAGCCTCCTGAGGAGGCCTTACATTACCTACCAGCCCCTCTGGAAACAAGAG TTGGAGATGATGGCAGACTCTAAGATGAAGGCAGAGATCCAAGCCTTGACCTTGCTGTCGTCAGACTACCTGTCCAGAGTGTACTTACCCAACAAGCTGAGGTTTGGAGGATGGATCTAA
- the Spo11 gene encoding meiotic recombination protein SPO11 isoform X2, with the protein MAFAPMGPEASFFDALDRHRASLLAMVTRGAGETPAGATRVASSSEVLTAIENIIQDIIKSLARNEVPAFTIDNRSSWENIMFDDSVGLRMIPRCTTRKIRSDSPKSVKKFALILKILSMIYKLIQSDTYATKRSNVHSVLTLHLHRDIYYTDIQLFGNQAAVDSAIDDISCMLKVPRRSLHVLSTSKGLIAGNLRYMEEDGTRVQCTCNATATAVPTNIQGMQHAKFLLIVEKDATFQRLLDDNFCSRMSPCIMVTGKGIPDLNTRLLVKKLWDTFHIPVFTLVDADPYGVEIMCIYKYGSMSMSFEAHNLTIPTIRWLGLLPSDIQRLNVPKDGLIALTKHDQLKLDSLLRRPYITYQPLWKQELEMMADSKMKAEIQALTLLSSDYLSRVYLPNKLRFGGWI; encoded by the exons ATGGCGTTCGCACCTATGGGGCCCGAGGCCTCGTTCTTCGACGCCCTGGATCGGCACAGGGCTTCCCTGTTGGCCATGGTGACGAGAGGCGCAGGGGAGACCCCTGCCGGGGCCACCCGCGTGGCCTCTAG TTCTGAGGTTCTTACAGCTATAGAAAATATTATCCAAGACATAATCAAAAGCTTGGCAAGAAATGAAGTGCCTGCCTTCACAATAGACAACAGATCGAGCTGGGAAAACATAAT GTTTGATGATTCTGTCGGCCTTCGGATGATACCTCGGTGTACCACAAGAAAAATCAGAAGCGATTCACCAAAATCAGTTAAGAAATTCG CTCTGATTCTGAAAATATTGTCCAtgatttataaattaatacaGAGCGACACTTATGCAACCAAGAG GAGCAATGTTCATTCAGTGTTGACCTTGCATCTGCATAGAGACATATACTACACTGACATCCAGCTCTTTGGGAACCAGGCTGCGGTGGACAGCGCCATCGATGACATTTCCTGTATGCTGAAAGTTCCCAGGAGGAGTCTGCACGTG CTGTCTACATCCAAGGGATTGATTGCTGGCAACTTGAGATACATGGAAGAAGATGGTACCAGAGTCCAATGTACCTGTAATGCCACG GCTACTGCTGTGCCGACTAACATTCAAGGAATGCAGC ATGCGAAGTTTCTGTTAATAGTCGAGAAGGATGCAACATTTCAGCGGCTCCTGGACGACAACTTCTGCAGCAGGATGTCCCCGTGCATCATGGTTACG GGAAAGGGCATCCCAGATCTGAACACGAGGCTCTTGGTAAAGAAGCTGTGGGACACCTTTCATATTCCTGTTTTCACACTGGTCGATGCTGATCCCTACG GCGTCGAGATAATGTGCATCTATAAGTACGGATCCATG TCCATGTCTTTTGAAGCTCACAATCTCACTATCCCAACAATCAGATGGCTTGGTCTCCTCCCTTCTGATATTCAGAG GTTAAATGTACCTAAGGATGGCTTGATCGCATTGACAAAGCATGACCAGCTGAAGCTGGACAGCCTCCTGAGGAGGCCTTACATTACCTACCAGCCCCTCTGGAAACAAGAG TTGGAGATGATGGCAGACTCTAAGATGAAGGCAGAGATCCAAGCCTTGACCTTGCTGTCGTCAGACTACCTGTCCAGAGTGTACTTACCCAACAAGCTGAGGTTTGGAGGATGGATCTAA
- the Spo11 gene encoding meiotic recombination protein SPO11 isoform X6: MAFAPMGPEASFFDALDRHRASLLAMVTRGAGETPAGATRVASRFDDSVGLRMIPRCTTRKIRSDSPKSVKKFALILKILSMIYKLIQSDTYATKRDIYYTDIQLFGNQAAVDSAIDDISCMLKVPRRSLHVLSTSKGLIAGNLRYMEEDGTRVQCTCNATATAVPTNIQGMQHAKFLLIVEKDATFQRLLDDNFCSRMSPCIMVTGKGIPDLNTRLLVKKLWDTFHIPVFTLVDADPYGVEIMCIYKYGSMSMSFEAHNLTIPTIRWLGLLPSDIQRLNVPKDGLIALTKHDQLKLDSLLRRPYITYQPLWKQELEMMADSKMKAEIQALTLLSSDYLSRVYLPNKLRFGGWI; the protein is encoded by the exons ATGGCGTTCGCACCTATGGGGCCCGAGGCCTCGTTCTTCGACGCCCTGGATCGGCACAGGGCTTCCCTGTTGGCCATGGTGACGAGAGGCGCAGGGGAGACCCCTGCCGGGGCCACCCGCGTGGCCTCTAG GTTTGATGATTCTGTCGGCCTTCGGATGATACCTCGGTGTACCACAAGAAAAATCAGAAGCGATTCACCAAAATCAGTTAAGAAATTCG CTCTGATTCTGAAAATATTGTCCAtgatttataaattaatacaGAGCGACACTTATGCAACCAAGAG AGACATATACTACACTGACATCCAGCTCTTTGGGAACCAGGCTGCGGTGGACAGCGCCATCGATGACATTTCCTGTATGCTGAAAGTTCCCAGGAGGAGTCTGCACGTG CTGTCTACATCCAAGGGATTGATTGCTGGCAACTTGAGATACATGGAAGAAGATGGTACCAGAGTCCAATGTACCTGTAATGCCACG GCTACTGCTGTGCCGACTAACATTCAAGGAATGCAGC ATGCGAAGTTTCTGTTAATAGTCGAGAAGGATGCAACATTTCAGCGGCTCCTGGACGACAACTTCTGCAGCAGGATGTCCCCGTGCATCATGGTTACG GGAAAGGGCATCCCAGATCTGAACACGAGGCTCTTGGTAAAGAAGCTGTGGGACACCTTTCATATTCCTGTTTTCACACTGGTCGATGCTGATCCCTACG GCGTCGAGATAATGTGCATCTATAAGTACGGATCCATG TCCATGTCTTTTGAAGCTCACAATCTCACTATCCCAACAATCAGATGGCTTGGTCTCCTCCCTTCTGATATTCAGAG GTTAAATGTACCTAAGGATGGCTTGATCGCATTGACAAAGCATGACCAGCTGAAGCTGGACAGCCTCCTGAGGAGGCCTTACATTACCTACCAGCCCCTCTGGAAACAAGAG TTGGAGATGATGGCAGACTCTAAGATGAAGGCAGAGATCCAAGCCTTGACCTTGCTGTCGTCAGACTACCTGTCCAGAGTGTACTTACCCAACAAGCTGAGGTTTGGAGGATGGATCTAA
- the Spo11 gene encoding meiotic recombination protein SPO11 isoform X3, which produces MAFAPMGPEASFFDALDRHRASLLAMVTRGAGETPAGATRVASSSEVLTAIENIIQDIIKSLARNEVPAFTIDNRSSWENIMFDDSVGLRMIPRCTTRKIRSDSPKSVKKFALILKILSMIYKLIQSDTYATKRDIYYTDIQLFGNQAAVDSAIDDISCMLKVPRRSLHVLSTSKGLIAGNLRYMEEDGTRVQCTCNATATAVPTNIQGMQHLITDAKFLLIVEKDATFQRLLDDNFCSRMSPCIMVTGKGIPDLNTRLLVKKLWDTFHIPVFTLVDADPYGVEIMCIYKYGSMSMSFEAHNLTIPTIRWLGLLPSDIQRLNVPKDGLIALTKHDQLKLDSLLRRPYITYQPLWKQELEMMADSKMKAEIQALTLLSSDYLSRVYLPNKLRFGGWI; this is translated from the exons ATGGCGTTCGCACCTATGGGGCCCGAGGCCTCGTTCTTCGACGCCCTGGATCGGCACAGGGCTTCCCTGTTGGCCATGGTGACGAGAGGCGCAGGGGAGACCCCTGCCGGGGCCACCCGCGTGGCCTCTAG TTCTGAGGTTCTTACAGCTATAGAAAATATTATCCAAGACATAATCAAAAGCTTGGCAAGAAATGAAGTGCCTGCCTTCACAATAGACAACAGATCGAGCTGGGAAAACATAAT GTTTGATGATTCTGTCGGCCTTCGGATGATACCTCGGTGTACCACAAGAAAAATCAGAAGCGATTCACCAAAATCAGTTAAGAAATTCG CTCTGATTCTGAAAATATTGTCCAtgatttataaattaatacaGAGCGACACTTATGCAACCAAGAG AGACATATACTACACTGACATCCAGCTCTTTGGGAACCAGGCTGCGGTGGACAGCGCCATCGATGACATTTCCTGTATGCTGAAAGTTCCCAGGAGGAGTCTGCACGTG CTGTCTACATCCAAGGGATTGATTGCTGGCAACTTGAGATACATGGAAGAAGATGGTACCAGAGTCCAATGTACCTGTAATGCCACG GCTACTGCTGTGCCGACTAACATTCAAGGAATGCAGC ATCTGATCACAGATGCGAAGTTTCTGTTAATAGTCGAGAAGGATGCAACATTTCAGCGGCTCCTGGACGACAACTTCTGCAGCAGGATGTCCCCGTGCATCATGGTTACG GGAAAGGGCATCCCAGATCTGAACACGAGGCTCTTGGTAAAGAAGCTGTGGGACACCTTTCATATTCCTGTTTTCACACTGGTCGATGCTGATCCCTACG GCGTCGAGATAATGTGCATCTATAAGTACGGATCCATG TCCATGTCTTTTGAAGCTCACAATCTCACTATCCCAACAATCAGATGGCTTGGTCTCCTCCCTTCTGATATTCAGAG GTTAAATGTACCTAAGGATGGCTTGATCGCATTGACAAAGCATGACCAGCTGAAGCTGGACAGCCTCCTGAGGAGGCCTTACATTACCTACCAGCCCCTCTGGAAACAAGAG TTGGAGATGATGGCAGACTCTAAGATGAAGGCAGAGATCCAAGCCTTGACCTTGCTGTCGTCAGACTACCTGTCCAGAGTGTACTTACCCAACAAGCTGAGGTTTGGAGGATGGATCTAA
- the Spo11 gene encoding meiotic recombination protein SPO11 isoform X1, which yields MAFAPMGPEASFFDALDRHRASLLAMVTRGAGETPAGATRVASSSEVLTAIENIIQDIIKSLARNEVPAFTIDNRSSWENIMFDDSVGLRMIPRCTTRKIRSDSPKSVKKFALILKILSMIYKLIQSDTYATKRSNVHSVLTLHLHRDIYYTDIQLFGNQAAVDSAIDDISCMLKVPRRSLHVLSTSKGLIAGNLRYMEEDGTRVQCTCNATATAVPTNIQGMQHLITDAKFLLIVEKDATFQRLLDDNFCSRMSPCIMVTGKGIPDLNTRLLVKKLWDTFHIPVFTLVDADPYGVEIMCIYKYGSMSMSFEAHNLTIPTIRWLGLLPSDIQRLNVPKDGLIALTKHDQLKLDSLLRRPYITYQPLWKQELEMMADSKMKAEIQALTLLSSDYLSRVYLPNKLRFGGWI from the exons ATGGCGTTCGCACCTATGGGGCCCGAGGCCTCGTTCTTCGACGCCCTGGATCGGCACAGGGCTTCCCTGTTGGCCATGGTGACGAGAGGCGCAGGGGAGACCCCTGCCGGGGCCACCCGCGTGGCCTCTAG TTCTGAGGTTCTTACAGCTATAGAAAATATTATCCAAGACATAATCAAAAGCTTGGCAAGAAATGAAGTGCCTGCCTTCACAATAGACAACAGATCGAGCTGGGAAAACATAAT GTTTGATGATTCTGTCGGCCTTCGGATGATACCTCGGTGTACCACAAGAAAAATCAGAAGCGATTCACCAAAATCAGTTAAGAAATTCG CTCTGATTCTGAAAATATTGTCCAtgatttataaattaatacaGAGCGACACTTATGCAACCAAGAG GAGCAATGTTCATTCAGTGTTGACCTTGCATCTGCATAGAGACATATACTACACTGACATCCAGCTCTTTGGGAACCAGGCTGCGGTGGACAGCGCCATCGATGACATTTCCTGTATGCTGAAAGTTCCCAGGAGGAGTCTGCACGTG CTGTCTACATCCAAGGGATTGATTGCTGGCAACTTGAGATACATGGAAGAAGATGGTACCAGAGTCCAATGTACCTGTAATGCCACG GCTACTGCTGTGCCGACTAACATTCAAGGAATGCAGC ATCTGATCACAGATGCGAAGTTTCTGTTAATAGTCGAGAAGGATGCAACATTTCAGCGGCTCCTGGACGACAACTTCTGCAGCAGGATGTCCCCGTGCATCATGGTTACG GGAAAGGGCATCCCAGATCTGAACACGAGGCTCTTGGTAAAGAAGCTGTGGGACACCTTTCATATTCCTGTTTTCACACTGGTCGATGCTGATCCCTACG GCGTCGAGATAATGTGCATCTATAAGTACGGATCCATG TCCATGTCTTTTGAAGCTCACAATCTCACTATCCCAACAATCAGATGGCTTGGTCTCCTCCCTTCTGATATTCAGAG GTTAAATGTACCTAAGGATGGCTTGATCGCATTGACAAAGCATGACCAGCTGAAGCTGGACAGCCTCCTGAGGAGGCCTTACATTACCTACCAGCCCCTCTGGAAACAAGAG TTGGAGATGATGGCAGACTCTAAGATGAAGGCAGAGATCCAAGCCTTGACCTTGCTGTCGTCAGACTACCTGTCCAGAGTGTACTTACCCAACAAGCTGAGGTTTGGAGGATGGATCTAA